The DNA segment GTCCATGCCGACGACCTCGGTGAAGCGGGCGTCCTTCAGCAGCTCCTGCACCAACTGGCCCTGCCCGCAGCCCAGGTCGAGCACCCGGCTCGCGCCCGCCGTGCGCAGCGCGTCCAGAATCGCCGCGCGGCGCTGCGCCGCCAGCGGTACCGGCTGCTCCTCGGTGTCCGTGGTCTCGTCGACGGCGTTGTCGATCGACTCGACCTCGGTGTCGTCGGCCTCCGCGAGCCGCACCAGTTCCAGTGCCTCCCTCGCCTGCCGGGTCAGTCCCCAGCGCCGCGACAGATAACGGCTGGTGATCAGAGCCTGCTCGGGGTGATCGGCCAGCCAGCCCTCGCCCGCGCGCAGCAGTTTGTCGACCTCGTCGGGTGCCACCCAGTAGTGCTTGGCGTCGTCGAGGACCGGGAGCAGCACATACAGCTGCCGCAGCGCGTCGGCGAGCCGCAGTTCACCTTCTAGTACGAGGCGCACGTACCGTGATTCGCCCCATTCCGGGAACTTCTCGTCCAGGGCCACCGGCTCGGCCTTCACCCGCTCCCAGCCGAGCGGGGCGAAGAGCTTGTGCACCAGGCCGGGGCCGCCGCTGGCGGGCAGCGCGGGCACCTCGATCCGCAGCGGCATCGTTGCTTCGGCCCGCTCCGGGAGCGCGGTGCACACGCCGCGCAGAGCGCTCTTGAAGACGGTGGTCATGGCCACGGACAGCAGCGAGGACGCCGCGTACGGCCGGTCGTTGACGTACTGGGCGAGCGCCGCGTCGGGTGCGCCGCCGCGGCCCTTGCCCTTACCGCGCCGCACCAGCGCCACCGGATCCACCTCCAGCAGCAGCGCGGCCGTGCAGCGCTCGGCGGTGGCCTCCGGGTAGAGGACGTGCGCCGTGCCGTGCGAGGTGGAGAACGCCTGCGCCTTGTCGGGATGCTTGTGCAGCAGGAAGCCGAGGTCGGTGGCGGGGCGCTCTGGGGTGCCGGTGGTGCTGATCGTCAGGAACACAGGTCCGAGTATCGCCCGCGCGACCGGGCCCGACCAGAGGTTTTCATGGTCTTCGGGACGGTGTCCGGAGCCGTGCGAGCTCCGCGATCTCCTCCGGGCCGACCCGGCAGCAGCCACCGACCAGTGCGGCGCCGGCCTGCTCCCAGCCGCGCACCCGCGCGGCCCGGAAAGTGGAACGGCCGCGCCAGCAGCGGCGCTCCGCGTCCCACTGCTCGCCGCTGTTCGGATAGACGACCACCGGCTTGCCGGCGACTGAGGACGCGAGCTCCACGGCCCGGTCCACATCCCCGGTCGCGCAGCAGTTCACCCCCACGGCCACGACCTGATCCAGGTCAGCCGCATACGCGAAGGCCTCGTCCAGCGGCTGCCCGGCCCTGGTCCGCTCCCCCGCGATGCTGTACGAGAGCCAGACCGGCGTCCCGCATCCCTCGGCCGCCCGCAGCAGCGCCTCGGCCTCGTCGGTGTCCGGCACCGTCTCAAGGGCGAGCACATCGGGGCCTGCCGCGGCCAGCGCCTCGATCCGGGGCCGGTGGAAGCGCTCCAGCTCCCGGACGGAGAGCCCGTACCGCCCGCGGTACTCACTGCCGTCGGCGAGCATCGCGCCGTAGGGACCGACGGAGGCGGCCACCCAGACGTCGCGGTCCGCCGTCCCGGCGGCCTCCCGGGCCAGCCGCACACTGCGGGCCAGCAGCCCGGCGGCCTCGTCCCGGCCTGCCCCGCGCCGTGCGAAGCCCTCGAACGTGGCCTGGTAGCTCGCGGTGATGAGTACCTGGGCGCCCGCCCGTACATACGCCGTGTGCGCCGCCACGATCTGCTGCGGATCGTCGGCGAGCAGCCGCGCCGACCAGAGCGCGTCGGACAGATCGCAGCCCTGTGCCTCCAGTTGGCCGGAGAGACCGCCGTCGAGCACGACGGTGGACTCGGCCAGCGCGGCGGCGAGTGTACGGACGGGGCGCACCCTGGCTCCTACTTCAGCTGGGAGAGGACCTGCGAGGAGATCAGCTCCAGGTGGTCCAGATCGTCGAGGTCGAGCACCTGGAGGTAGACGCGCGACGCGCCGATGGCCTCGTAGCGGCCGATCTTGTCGACGACCTCGGCGGGCGAACCACCGAGCCCGTTCGCCTTCACGTCCGCCGTGTCCCGCCCGATGGCGTCCGCACGGCGCGCCACCTCGGCGTCGTCCTTGCCGACACAGACGACCAGTGCGTTGGAGTACACCAGGTCGTCCGCCCGGCCGGCCGCCTTGGCCGCTGCCCTGACCCGTCCGAACTGCCGCTCGCTGTCCTCGATCGAGGCGAACGGGATATTGAACTCATCGGCGTACTGCGCGGCCAGCCGGGGTGTACGGGTCGCCCCGTGCCCGCCGATCAGCACGGGCACCTTCGCCTGGGCGGGCTTGGGCAGCGCGGGCGATTCGCTGAGCTGATAGTACGTGCCGTCATAGCTGAAGGTCTCACCGGTCCTGGTCTCCCAGAGCCCGGTGATGATGGCCAGCTGCTCCTCCAGGCGGCCGAACTTCTCCTTGGGGAACGGGATCCCGTACGCCCGGTGCTCCTCCTCGAACCAGCCCGCCCCCAGGCCCAGCTCGACGCGGCCTCCGGACATCTGGTCGACCTGCGCCACCTGGATGGCGAGAACACCGGGCAGCCGGAACGTGCCCGCCGTCATCAGCGTCCCGAGGCGGATCCGCCGGGTCTCGCGGGCGAGCCCCGCCAGCGTGATCCAGGCGTCGGTGGGGCCGGGGAGGCCATCACCCGATCCCATCCGCAGATAGTGGTCCGAGCGGTAGAAGGCATCGAAGCCGAGGTCCTCGGTTGCCTTGGCGACGGTCAGCAGAGTGTCATAGCTCGCCCCTTGCTGGGGCTCGGTGAAGATTCGAAGATCCATGCATCCATCCTGCACCTTCGGCCGCTCCGCGACGCCTCCCGCAGTGCCCGTCCGGTCGGTGTCCGGCGATTCCCCCCGGCGCCGGCGAAGGATCACCGGGC comes from the Streptomyces sp. NBC_01471 genome and includes:
- a CDS encoding 3' terminal RNA ribose 2'-O-methyltransferase Hen1 is translated as MFLTISTTGTPERPATDLGFLLHKHPDKAQAFSTSHGTAHVLYPEATAERCTAALLLEVDPVALVRRGKGKGRGGAPDAALAQYVNDRPYAASSLLSVAMTTVFKSALRGVCTALPERAEATMPLRIEVPALPASGGPGLVHKLFAPLGWERVKAEPVALDEKFPEWGESRYVRLVLEGELRLADALRQLYVLLPVLDDAKHYWVAPDEVDKLLRAGEGWLADHPEQALITSRYLSRRWGLTRQAREALELVRLAEADDTEVESIDNAVDETTDTEEQPVPLAAQRRAAILDALRTAGASRVLDLGCGQGQLVQELLKDARFTEVVGMDVSMRALNIAARRLRLDQLGERRAARVKLIQGSLAYTDKRLKRYDAAVLSEVVEHVDPERLPALEYAVFGAARPQTVLVTTPNAEYNVRWETLPAGQVRHRDHRFEWTREEFRGWAGKVAERHGYGVEFTPVGPDDPEVGPPTQLAVFTMIPKSTTAPKEAKAA
- the mmuM gene encoding homocysteine S-methyltransferase encodes the protein MRPVRTLAAALAESTVVLDGGLSGQLEAQGCDLSDALWSARLLADDPQQIVAAHTAYVRAGAQVLITASYQATFEGFARRGAGRDEAAGLLARSVRLAREAAGTADRDVWVAASVGPYGAMLADGSEYRGRYGLSVRELERFHRPRIEALAAAGPDVLALETVPDTDEAEALLRAAEGCGTPVWLSYSIAGERTRAGQPLDEAFAYAADLDQVVAVGVNCCATGDVDRAVELASSVAGKPVVVYPNSGEQWDAERRCWRGRSTFRAARVRGWEQAGAALVGGCCRVGPEEIAELARLRTPSRRP
- a CDS encoding LLM class F420-dependent oxidoreductase, coding for MDLRIFTEPQQGASYDTLLTVAKATEDLGFDAFYRSDHYLRMGSGDGLPGPTDAWITLAGLARETRRIRLGTLMTAGTFRLPGVLAIQVAQVDQMSGGRVELGLGAGWFEEEHRAYGIPFPKEKFGRLEEQLAIITGLWETRTGETFSYDGTYYQLSESPALPKPAQAKVPVLIGGHGATRTPRLAAQYADEFNIPFASIEDSERQFGRVRAAAKAAGRADDLVYSNALVVCVGKDDAEVARRADAIGRDTADVKANGLGGSPAEVVDKIGRYEAIGASRVYLQVLDLDDLDHLELISSQVLSQLK